The proteins below come from a single Alnus glutinosa chromosome 9, dhAlnGlut1.1, whole genome shotgun sequence genomic window:
- the LOC133877728 gene encoding uncharacterized protein LOC133877728, protein MSKAYDRSSWKFVEVIMRTTSFTEWWIRLIMTCVNTVSYSVLVNGVPYGLIHPSRELRQGDPLSPYLFLLVAKGLSSLIVREEQGGKLTGVPVSAGVANLEEWSNLQNLLKVYESSSEQKLNAEKTSIFFSNDTGDDFKALIRSFAGIGVSSCFEKYLGLPALSSFVCLEEYFPSKRGSGRWGSVVSGEWGECTNVEDKWLPPPYSTPIYSPHQRLDVDAKVGALMDPATGE, encoded by the exons ATGAGCAAGGCATATGATAGAAGTTCGTGGAAGTTCGTGGAAGTAATAATGAGGACTACGAGTTTTACAGAGTGGTGGATTCGCCTTATCATGACTTGTGTTAACACTGTTTCATATTCGGTTTTGGTGAATGGAGTTCCTTATGGCCTAATTCATCCTTCTAGGGAGCTGCGTCAGGGGGATCCTTTATCTCCATACTTGTTCCTTTTGGTGGCTAAGGGTCTGAGTTCGTTGATTGTAAGGGAGGAGCAAGGAGGAAAACTTACAGGTGTTCCTGTTTCTGCTGGGGT AGCCAACTTGGAGGAGTGGAGTAATCTCCAAAATCTCTTGAAGGTGTATGAGAGCTCATCGGAACAAAAGTTAAATGCTGAGAAGACCTCAATCTTTTTTAGCAACGATACTGGTGATGATTTTAAGGCTCTTATACGATCCTTTGCTGGTATTGGAGTTTCTTCttgttttgaaaagtatttggGTCTCCCTGCATTG TCGTCCTTCGTATGCTTGGAGGAGTATTTTCCAAGCAAGAGGGGTAGTGGAAGATGGGGTTCTGTGGTGAGTGGGGAATGGGGCGAATGTACGAATGTGGAGGATAAGTGGCTCCCGCCTCCTTATTCAACTCCTATTTACTCCCCTCACCAAAGGTTGGATGTGGATGCTAAGGTGGGTGCTTTAATGGATCCGGCCACAGGGGAGTGA